The sequence below is a genomic window from Deinococcota bacterium.
TGACGGTGGCGTTGTCCATAGCGGCTAGGACTAAGGACCGAGGGCCTGCTCGGTCTTCAGTTCTCGGTCCTCCTCTTTGGCTCGTCTTGGACCAGCGCCAGGATCTCCGCGCCGTAGCGCTCCAGCTTGACCGGGCCGATGCCCTTGACGCGGCTCAAGTCGCCCAGCGTTTGCGGCTTCTCGCGGGCGATGCGCCTCAAGGAATCGTTGGTGAGGACGATGTAGGTGGGCCTCTTCTCGCCCCTGGCC
It includes:
- a CDS encoding HRDC domain-containing protein, translating into ARGEKRPTYIVLTNDSLRRIAREKPQTLGDLSRVKGIGPVKLERYGAEILALVQDEPKRRTEN